In Mytilus trossulus isolate FHL-02 chromosome 6, PNRI_Mtr1.1.1.hap1, whole genome shotgun sequence, a single window of DNA contains:
- the LOC134721308 gene encoding uncharacterized protein LOC134721308: MNEQVHISSEDVRKRFSRYDIRLKEKISTPPVFDKASVLVPLFRLDREWHVLLTVRSKHLRSHSGLVAFPGGKQDSDDLDDIETALREAEEEIGLDPNEVDVISVLPGSFVRPNVMVTVVVGIIPGNFKPVINEHEVHKVFSLPLKRFLNDDFTTQEFEISGNQVQSYFFSDEVDGNTIITWGFTASYCIYSAIILYQDYEKRHYGYSDKYVTLDCLWPEISFTNYFLTNYNSAKL; this comes from the exons ATGAATGAAC aGGTACACATTTCTTCAGAAGATGTTCGAAAACGATTCAGTAGATATGACATTAGACTGAAGGAAAAAATCAGCACGCCACCGGTTTTTGACAAGGCAAGTGTTCTTGTTCCACTATTTCGACTGGATAGGGAATGGCATGTTTTGTTGACTGTTCGTTCTAAACATCTACGTTCTCACTCGGGATTGGTTGCTTTTCCTGGAGGAAAACAAGATTCCGACGACCTTGATGACATAGAAACGGCCCTCCGAGAGGCAGAAGAGGAAATTGGCCTTGATCCAAATGAAGTAGATGTTATTTCGGTGCTTCCAGGGTCATTTGTCCGACCAAATGTTATGGTAACTGTTGTAGTTGGTATAATTCCTGGCAATTTTAAGCCTGTGATAAACGAGCACGAAGTTCATAAAGTGTTTAGCCTACCACTGAAAAGGTTTCTTAATGACGATTTTACAACTCAAGAATTTGAAATTTCTGGAAACCAGGttcaaagttattttttcaGTGACGAGGTTGATGGAAACACAATCATCACATGGGGATTTACTGCATCGTATTGTATATATTCTGCTATTATTTTGTATCAAGACTATGAAAAGAGACATTATGGGTATTCTGATAAATATGTTACCCTAGATTGTCTTTGGCCGGAaatttcatttacaaattaCTTTCTTACTAATTATAATTCTGCAAAATTATAG